In Manis pentadactyla isolate mManPen7 chromosome 8, mManPen7.hap1, whole genome shotgun sequence, the following are encoded in one genomic region:
- the TECTB gene encoding beta-tectorin, which produces MVMRAFVLLAVFAEASARSCTPNKADVILVFCYPKTIITKIPECPYGWEVHQLALGGLCYNGVHEGGYYQFVIPDLSPKNKSYCGTQSEYKPPIYHFYSHIVSNDSTVIIKNQPVNYSFSCTYHSTYLVNQAAFDQRVATVHVKNGSMGTFESQLSLNFYTNAKFSTKKEAPFVLETSEIGSDLFAGVEAKGLSIRFKVVLNSCWATPSADFMYPLQWQLINKGCPTDETVLVHENGKDHRATFQFNAFRFQNIPKLSKVWLHCETFICDSEKLSCPVTCDKRKRLLRDQTGGVLVVELSLRSRGFSSFYSFSDVLCALLVMLGVCAALQESAGRQLQLLPKPSPPMKSSHLL; this is translated from the exons ATGGTGATGAGGGCCTTTGTCCTGTTGGCTGTCTTTGCGGAAGCCTCTGCGAGATCATGCACTCCAAATAAAGCAG ATGTCATTCTTGTGTTTTGTTACCCCAAAACCATCATCACCAAAATCCCTGAGTGTCCCTATGGATGGGAAGTACATCAGCTAGCACTTGGTGGTCTCTGTTACAATGGGGTCCATGAAGGAGGTTATTACCAATTTGTAATCCCAGATTTGTCACCTAAAAACAAGTCCTATTGTGGAACCCAGTCTGAG TACAAGCCCCCCATCTACCACTTCTACAGCCACATTGTTTCCAATGACAGCACAGTGATCATAAAGAACCAGCCCGTGAACTATTCGTTCTCCTGTACCTACCACTCTACCTACTTGGTGAACCAGGCTGCCTTTGATCAGAG AGTGGCCACTGTTCATGTGAAGAACGGGAGCATGGGCACCTTTGAAAGCCAATTATCTCTCAACTTCTACACT AATGCCAAGTTCTCCACCAAGAAAGAAGCCCCTTTTGTCCTGGAGACATCCGAAATCGGTTCAGATCTATTTGCGGGAGTAGAAGCCAAAGGGTTAAGCATTAG GTTTAAAGTGGTTTTGAACAGCTGTTGGGCCACACCCTCGGCTGACTTCATGTATCCCTTGCAGTGGCAGCTGATCAACAAGGG CTGCCCCACAGATGAGACAGTCCTTGTGCATGAGAATGGGAAAGATCACAGAGCAACCTTCCAATTCAATGCTTTCCGGTTCCAGAACATCCCCAAACTCTCCAAGGTTTGGTTACACTGTGAGACGTTCATCTGTGACAGTGAGAAGCTCTCCTGCCCAGTG ACTTGCGACAAGAGGAAACGCCTCCTGCGGGACCAGACCGGGGGCGTCCTGGTCGTGGAGCTCTCCCTGCGGA GCAGGGGATTCTCGAGTTTCTATAGCTTCTCAG ATGTCCTCTGTGCCCTGCTCGTGATGCTGGGGGTCTGTGCTGCGCTACAGGAGTCAGCAGGCAGGCAGCTGcagctcctccccaaaccatctcCACCGATGAAAAGCTCACACTTATTGTGA